One region of Streptomyces davaonensis JCM 4913 genomic DNA includes:
- a CDS encoding SCO1664 family protein — MSAPERIPPRSVTPLNLLTEGELTVRGRIREASNAALFCTVSRADQEASCVYKPIAGERPLWDFPDGNLAQREVAAFAVSEATGWGLVPPTVLRNGPYGEGMCQLWIDLVPGGELLALVDSEEPGPGWKAVGFAEVGEGRTALLVHADDERLRRLAVLDAVINNADRKGGHLLPAAEERLYGIDHGVTFNVENKLRTLLWGWAGEALTGEAVDVLKGLKAALEPRGALTATLTPLITEAEIDATRARVEAMLASGVHPEPSGEWPAIPWPPV, encoded by the coding sequence ATGTCCGCGCCAGAACGGATACCGCCGCGGAGCGTGACCCCGCTGAATCTGCTCACCGAGGGCGAGCTCACCGTCCGCGGCCGGATCCGCGAGGCCTCCAACGCGGCCCTGTTCTGCACGGTGTCCCGTGCGGACCAGGAGGCGTCCTGCGTCTACAAGCCGATCGCCGGCGAGCGCCCGCTGTGGGACTTCCCCGACGGCAATCTCGCCCAGCGGGAGGTCGCCGCGTTCGCGGTCTCCGAGGCGACCGGCTGGGGGCTCGTACCGCCCACCGTGCTGCGGAACGGTCCGTACGGCGAGGGCATGTGCCAGCTGTGGATCGACCTCGTGCCCGGCGGTGAGCTGCTCGCGCTGGTGGACTCGGAGGAGCCCGGGCCGGGCTGGAAGGCCGTCGGGTTCGCCGAGGTCGGCGAGGGGCGCACCGCCCTGCTGGTGCACGCCGACGACGAGCGGCTGCGCCGGCTCGCCGTCCTGGACGCCGTGATCAACAACGCCGACCGCAAGGGCGGTCATCTGCTGCCCGCCGCCGAGGAGCGGCTCTACGGCATCGATCACGGGGTCACCTTCAACGTCGAGAACAAGCTGCGCACCCTGCTGTGGGGCTGGGCGGGCGAGGCCCTCACCGGGGAGGCGGTCGACGTCCTCAAGGGCCTGAAGGCGGCACTGGAGCCCCGCGGGGCGCTCACGGCCACTCTCACCCCGCTGATCACCGAGGCCGAGATCGACGCCACACGCGCGCGTGTCGAGGCGATGCTCGCCTCCGGCGTCCACCCCGAGCCGAGCGGGGAGTGGCCCGCGATCCCCTGGCCGCCGGTGTAG